GCGGCCCCATAGATTTTGGTGTTGCCGCCGATCGCATACTTCATCTGCGGCGTGAAGGGCTCACCCTCACCGTCGTACCACTGCTCGGGGGCGTGGTAGCGCTGCTTTTGAAAGATATCCACATCGCTAATATTTTGCTCTTCGAGGGGCATCGCGCCGCCCTGCTCCAGCAGCAAAATTCGCTTGCCCGACGGCGCCAGCTTGCGGGCTAAAGTACCGCCCCCCGCTCCGGTACCGACAATGATTACGTCGTAGTGCTGGTCGTCGATAATCATGGGGTTCCTCACCAATAGGGCTTTCAGGGGGCGTCAAAATTCAAATGCAGCAATGGGTGAGATGAATGACTTTTAAGTAGCCTGTAACACCCGTCTGGCTTTTTTGAACAGTTGATTACTGCCAAACGTAGATCAAGATAAACAGGATGATCCAGATGACATCCACAAAGTGCCAGAACAGGGAGGTGGCCGCCACGCCAAACTCGCCGCCAGCGTAGTTGTTGGGCAAAAACGATCGCCCCAGCATAATCCCCTGCAAGAGCACGCCGGTCATCACGTGCAGGCCATGGAAACCAGTCAGCAGATAAAATGTGCCGCCGAACACGCCGTCGGTAAAGCCAAAGGGCAGCCCCATCCACTCCACCGCCTGGCCATAGAGAAAGAAGCTGCCCATGGCCATAGTCAGCAGCCAAAAGGCGCGAAAGCCCCAGAGATTTTCTTTGTGCAAAAACCGCTCGGCAAAGTAAATCACAAAACTGCTCGACACCAGCACGATGGTATTGATCAGCGGTTCGCGCACCTCCAATCCCTCAACCCCAGAGGGCAGCCAATCGGTGATGTTGGTTTTGTAGACGGTGTAGCCTACAAAAAAGCTCAAGAAAATCACGCTTTCTGACAGCAGAAAGACAATGAAGCCAAACATGCGATGGTCTTCTTCTTCGTGCTCGGCAGCATGGACGCTGTGGGCATTGAGGGTAGGGTCAAGGTTAGCTGTGCTCACTGATCAACTCTCCAGCGGGATTGTTGGAAACTAAAGATTCGTTAGAGCCGTAGCCATAGGGGCCAGACACGACAATTGGGATTTCTTCAAAATTTTCAACCGGCGGCGGCGAGGGAATTAGCCACTCCAAACCGATCGCATTCCAAGGGTTGGCTGGAGCGCGCTTGCCCAGCACCCAGGAGCTAACGATATTGAGAATGAAGGGCAGGGTCGAGACTCCCAGCAAAAAGCCGCCCAAGCTAGCGATCACGTTCCAGTAGGCAAATTCGGGGTCGTAGGAAGATACTCGCCGGGGCATGCCCATCAGCCCCAGGGGGTGCATGGGGAAGAAGTTGAGGTTGACACCAATAAAAGTGAGGGCAAAGTGCAGCTTGCCTAAGCCCTCGTAGTACATGTGGCCGGTCATCTTGGGGAACCAGTGGTAGATGGCAGCGTAGATGCCCATCACCGTCGCGCCATAGATCACGTAGTGGAAGTGGCCCACCACGAAATAGGTATTGTTGACGTGAATATCGAAGGGCACCGCCCCCAGCATCACCCCGGTAATGCCAGCAAACAAAAAGCAGACCAGGCCGCCCAGGGCAAACAGCATGGGGGTATCAAGCCGCAGCTTGCCGCCCCACACCGTGGCCACCCAGGCGAACACCTTCACCCCGGTAGGCACCGAGATCAGCATGGTGGAGAACATGAACAGCATCCGCATCCAGCTAGGGGTGCCGCTGGCAAACATGTGGTGCACCCACACCATGGCGCTGAGCACGGTGATGATCACTGACGACACCACGACAAACCGATAGCCAAACAGGGGCTTGCGGGCGTAGACCGGAAAAACTTCCGAAAATGTGCCGAAGATCGGCAGAATAATCACGTAAACCGCCGGGTGGGAGTAGAACCAAAAGAAGTGCTGGTACAGCACCGGGTCACCGCCCTTGGCCGGGTCAAAGAAGCTAGTGCCCGCCGTCAAATCCAGCAGCAGCATCACGGCCCCCGCCGTTAGCGAAGGCAGACCAAACAGCTGAATCATCTGGGCGCTGAGTACCGTCCAGCAGAAGGCAGGCATTCTAAACCAGCCCATGCCCGGTGCCCGCATGCGAAAGATGGTAGTGACAAAGTTGACCGCCCCCATAATCGACGACACCCCTGAGAGAGCCACCGCTAGCAGCCACAGCACTTGGCCGTTGATTAAGTTTCCAGTGGGGTTTTGTAGGCTGACCGGGGGGTAGGCCCACCAGCCCGACTGCGACGGCCCTCCGGGCACAAAAAAGCTCGCCATTAGCAGGGTGCCAAACACTGGCACCAGCCAGAAGGCGGCGGCGTTGAGCCGGGGAAAGGCCATGTCCCGCGCCCCAATCATTAAAGGCACCAGGTAGTTAGACAGCCCGTTCAGCATCGGGAAGGTCCACATGAACAGCATGATGGTGCCGTGCATGGTGAACAGGGCGTTGTAGACGGTGCGATCGACCAGGTCGGCCTCGGGGGTAATCAGTTCGCCCCGCATGACCATGGCCAGCAGCCCGCCAATCAGGAAGAACACAAAGGCGGTGACCATGTACTGGATGCCGATCACTTTGTGGTCGGTGCTGAAGCTGAAAAACCGTCGCCAGTTGTTGGGGGCACCGGGAAACGGCTGATCGCTCTTGGCGGCGATCGCATCGAGCGACGCATTACTCATAGCTATCTTCCTCAGAGCTGGCGAAATTTACACGGGGGGGCGGGGCGGGTTCGACGGTTTTCCAGCCGGCGCTGATGGGGCGATCGCCCAGTTTAGTAAACTCGCGAAAGGCGCGATTGTCGGCCTCAGTGAGGGGCTGAGCGGCGGCATCGGCCAGCCACTGCTGGTAAGATTCCTCCGACTCGACCACCACGACGCCCTGGTTGGCGGCAAAATAGGTGCCGCTGTAGTCAGAGTCGCGCAGCCGGTAGCGCCCTTCGCGGATGGGCATAAAGCCAAAGTCAATGGTGCTGCCGGGAATCACATCCTGCTTAACGCGAAAGGCGGGCACATAGAACCCATGCAGCACGTCTTCGGAGATCAGCTTTAGCCTGGCCCGCTCGTTTACCGGCAGATGTAGTTCGGTGCTGACGATATTTTGATCGGGGTAGTGAAACTCCCAGGCCCACTGGCGTACGTGAACTTCGATCGGGGTTCTCTCGGGCACCGCAGGCAGGGTTGCCGCCTCGGCGGAGGGCATCAGGCCCAATTGGGGCACGTGGTTCATGTGCTCCATTGGGCCAAGAATCGCCATTTGGTCATAGATCTGGTAGCTGTAGGTAGCAATCCAGATCACCAGCCCCAGGGGAATGGTGGTCCAGAGAATTTCAACCAGCAGGTTGCCTTCCACCGGGGGGCCATCGCTGATGTCGTACTTGTCGGCCCGCTGAAACAGCACCGAATACAGCAGCGCGGTGGTGACCCCCAAAAAGATGAAGCTGCCGATGGTGGTTAAAAAGCCAAATAGGTCGTCAACCAGCACTGCCTCAGCTGAGGCTTGGGGCGGCATCCAAAGATAGGCCTGGCGACCAACCCAGAGGCTGACTGCGGCATCGGCGATCGCCAGGGCGACCAGCTGCGCCACGGTGCGAAAGGAAAGACTACGGGGTTTTTTCGGTGTCGTCGGTGTCGTCATATCGCTGTGGTTCCTCTAGATCTGATTGGGGTCGCCCCCTGATCGCAGCAGCTCAGCAGCCGTGACGTGCACCCCAAAATCACCCCCCAAATGAGCGCCCAGAGTGCCTTGGGCAAACATTAGCGCAAAGACAACGAGCCCCAATAGCAGGTAGCTCCACTGCACCTGGCGAGCCCGATCCTGCCGCCACACATAGCGCTGAAACCCTCGCCATATGGTCATGGCTACAATCAGCGTTAGAATGAGCACGCCTCCCAAACCGTGCCAGACCATGGTGTCCTTGATTCCCAAGCCCCAAGCGCTGACCCCAGGCACCGACATGTCAGCCAGCAAAATTTCGTAGAAGCCAGCGGCAACGGTGAAGAATGTGATGACGGCGGCGGCCACCATGTTGTACCAGCCCACATCAAACAAGTTGGAGCGGGTGGCTGGAATTGCCAGAAACTTAAATACCCGCTTTTCTAAGGGAAACAGCGCCCCTACAATATCAAAGCCAATCGCCACAATAAACAGACCCAGCGTCAAGTGCACCAGGTTGGGGTGAATGGGAATGGCATAGGGCAGGTCGTTAGCCCCTGTAGCCGCCAAAAACCAAACAATCACAGTAAACCTCCCCGGGCGGCTTCTACTAAGGGCGCACTGTGTAGTCCGTAAACCCAAACCAGCTTGTCGCCCAAGTAGACTTGAAAGAACACAATTGCAGTCAGCAGAACGTTTAAGCCCAGGTAGGGCATGGGCAGCTGGTCGGGAGTGCGAATGCGAATGATATAGCGCCAACCGGTCAGGACAGCAATAATGCCCGATAGTGACCAGCCGATCAGGGTATGTAGGTTCAGGTCGTTGACGGCGGCGGCGTAGGGTTCTGCTAGACCGGCTTCGATTTGGC
This window of the Nodosilinea sp. FACHB-141 genome carries:
- a CDS encoding DUF2231 domain-containing protein, which encodes MFEYLPPLNDHNLPYPDTIHPIVVHFVIAMVLFAVLCDLIGYLTKNTRLFEVGWWNMVFATVSIFIAIIFGQIEAGLAEPYAAAVNDLNLHTLIGWSLSGIIAVLTGWRYIIRIRTPDQLPMPYLGLNVLLTAIVFFQVYLGDKLVWVYGLHSAPLVEAARGGLL
- a CDS encoding DUF2231 domain-containing protein, with translation MIVWFLAATGANDLPYAIPIHPNLVHLTLGLFIVAIGFDIVGALFPLEKRVFKFLAIPATRSNLFDVGWYNMVAAAVITFFTVAAGFYEILLADMSVPGVSAWGLGIKDTMVWHGLGGVLILTLIVAMTIWRGFQRYVWRQDRARQVQWSYLLLGLVVFALMFAQGTLGAHLGGDFGVHVTAAELLRSGGDPNQI
- a CDS encoding heme-copper oxidase subunit III, producing the protein MSTANLDPTLNAHSVHAAEHEEEDHRMFGFIVFLLSESVIFLSFFVGYTVYKTNITDWLPSGVEGLEVREPLINTIVLVSSSFVIYFAERFLHKENLWGFRAFWLLTMAMGSFFLYGQAVEWMGLPFGFTDGVFGGTFYLLTGFHGLHVMTGVLLQGIMLGRSFLPNNYAGGEFGVAATSLFWHFVDVIWIILFILIYVWQ
- a CDS encoding cytochrome c oxidase subunit II; translated protein: MTTPTTPKKPRSLSFRTVAQLVALAIADAAVSLWVGRQAYLWMPPQASAEAVLVDDLFGFLTTIGSFIFLGVTTALLYSVLFQRADKYDISDGPPVEGNLLVEILWTTIPLGLVIWIATYSYQIYDQMAILGPMEHMNHVPQLGLMPSAEAATLPAVPERTPIEVHVRQWAWEFHYPDQNIVSTELHLPVNERARLKLISEDVLHGFYVPAFRVKQDVIPGSTIDFGFMPIREGRYRLRDSDYSGTYFAANQGVVVVESEESYQQWLADAAAQPLTEADNRAFREFTKLGDRPISAGWKTVEPAPPPRVNFASSEEDSYE
- the ctaD gene encoding cytochrome c oxidase subunit I; protein product: MSNASLDAIAAKSDQPFPGAPNNWRRFFSFSTDHKVIGIQYMVTAFVFFLIGGLLAMVMRGELITPEADLVDRTVYNALFTMHGTIMLFMWTFPMLNGLSNYLVPLMIGARDMAFPRLNAAAFWLVPVFGTLLMASFFVPGGPSQSGWWAYPPVSLQNPTGNLINGQVLWLLAVALSGVSSIMGAVNFVTTIFRMRAPGMGWFRMPAFCWTVLSAQMIQLFGLPSLTAGAVMLLLDLTAGTSFFDPAKGGDPVLYQHFFWFYSHPAVYVIILPIFGTFSEVFPVYARKPLFGYRFVVVSSVIITVLSAMVWVHHMFASGTPSWMRMLFMFSTMLISVPTGVKVFAWVATVWGGKLRLDTPMLFALGGLVCFLFAGITGVMLGAVPFDIHVNNTYFVVGHFHYVIYGATVMGIYAAIYHWFPKMTGHMYYEGLGKLHFALTFIGVNLNFFPMHPLGLMGMPRRVSSYDPEFAYWNVIASLGGFLLGVSTLPFILNIVSSWVLGKRAPANPWNAIGLEWLIPSPPPVENFEEIPIVVSGPYGYGSNESLVSNNPAGELISEHS